A part of Tigriopus californicus strain San Diego chromosome 10, Tcal_SD_v2.1, whole genome shotgun sequence genomic DNA contains:
- the LOC131887910 gene encoding uncharacterized protein LOC131887910, with amino-acid sequence MNDPSIHRTLKYFGAFLARESQVVSNTSLERIRRQIMAVPLHQDSDSLADLADHLTNCLTALIYQAEGNPETSLNVSKIDQTEEEDIVEGVELDKAGEEASLATFELDSDVVEIVVSSQKEETTEKEKFTIPLSDSSS; translated from the exons atgaACGATCCGTCCATACATCgaactttgaaatattttggggCCTTTTTAGCCCGAGAGTCCCAAGTTGTTTCCAATACATCGTTGGAGAGGATTCGCCGACAAATCATGGCTGTCCCACTCCATCAGGATTCG GACTCATTAGCGGATCTGGCCGACCATCTCACGAACTGTTTAACAGCATTGATTTATCAGGCTGAGGGCAACCCAgaaacaagtttgaatgtctcaaaaattgatcaaaccGAGGAGGAGGATATTGTGGAAGGAGTTGAACTGGATAAGGCAGGAGAGGAAGCGTCTTTGGCCACGTTTGAACTCGATTCTGATGTGGTTGAGATTGTAGTGAGCAGCCAAAAAGAGGAAACGACTGAGAAGGAAAAGTTCACCATCCCATTATCTGATTCGAGCTCTTAA